The sequence CTAAAGTAATTTTTGGGAAGCTCGAGGGGAAGTGTGAGGGCTTCTAAGAGAATGTCTCCACACATTTCGAGAGCTTCGTAAATCTTCGAAAATGTGGGGCCGTAGTCGGGAATTTCCGTTGGCCAAATATTTTTAGGATAAAGGTTCTGATACTTATGATTTTCGGGAAGGTTGCGGCCGACATGCCAAAACTCTTTAAGATCAGCGACTTTGCTATCTTTGGCATGTTCGGTTCCGAAGGGAGTATAACCTCGCTGAAAACCATTATCGTAGAGCGCGTATTTCTTTTTAGTTTCCACGGGGAGGGCAAAAAACTGTTCGCTCAATGCATAGGCCTTTTTAAGGAGATCTGCCGAAATAGGGTGATCGACCAGCGTGATGAACCCGTATTCTTTAAGTCCACGGTAAAGATCTTGGATAAATTTTGATTTTTCTTCGGCCGAACCAGAAATGTATGCGGCTAGACTGAGTTCAGGTACTTCTCTCATAAATCCCCCTCGAAGAGTTGTGCCCAAATCAATAGCATTAACCCACTTCCGGCGCTAGGTGGATTTTTGAGGTGACCTCCTCGCAGCAAAAAATTGTAAATGAATGGGAGTTTTCGAGAATAAAATTCCCATTATTCAATAAGCACCCTATCCTAAATACATGAAATTCACCTTACTGCCTGTTTCATCACCTCTTGAAAACCGCACTTTTTCCGTGAAGGATTTAGTGATCGATAGCCAGGTTCTTAAAAGTAACCCGCTGAAGGACCCTGCCAAGAGACACAATTACATTTTAGTTCCCAACGATAAAAAACCTCTCCCTGTCGTGGTTCATCTTTCGGGATATTTTGGCAATGGAACTCAAGCGACCAATATCAAATGCTTAGAGGAAAATTTTCCGCAAATGATCCAAAGGCTTACGGAAGAGAAAAAAATTCCGCGAGCTCTCCATTGCTTCGTCGATGCTATGACCGCGGTCGGGGGATCGCAGTTTATTAATAGTAGTGGCTGCGGCAGGTATAGTGATTATATTCAAACTGAACTCGTGACCGCTTTAAAAAAGACTTTCAAAACTACAGAGGAGTGGACTGTGGCGGGCGCTTCCAGCGGTGGCTACGGAGCTCTTCACCACATCAGTCTGGCGAAAACAGCATTTACCAAGGCCGTGGTTGTGGCACCCGACAGTTTTTTTGAAACTTCGCTGCTTCCCGATTTTTACAAAACAGCCCCTTGGTTAGAAAATTTGACGACAGTGAAAGAGCTCCTCATCGCCATCCAAAGCGGAGAGCTCAAGAAAAACAAGAACTACTTTTACATTTTGAATGCCGCCGCAATGGCGATGAATTACGCGCCAGTAAAGGGCGGAAAGATTTCTTACCCGATCCATGTCAAAAGCGGTGAGCTCATCCCCAAGACATGGCAAGATTACCAAAAAAAAGATCCCATTCAATTTTTAAGAGAGAGAAATCAGCATCTCAAAGGAAAATACATTCGTCTTGCCGTAGGCCAACATGACGACTTCGCTTTGTACTTTGGCGCCCGAAAAATAAAACAGATTCTCGAGTTAGAGGCCCACCTCGACTACACGGAATTTCAGGGGGGCCACAATCATCTCAATAGCCAAGTGGCCCATCTACTAGGGAAGTAAGGGGCTCTTCGCATCGAGAGTTCTCCCCACCTTTTATTTGATGGCGATG is a genomic window of Bdellovibrionales bacterium containing:
- a CDS encoding esterase family protein, translated to MIDSQVLKSNPLKDPAKRHNYILVPNDKKPLPVVVHLSGYFGNGTQATNIKCLEENFPQMIQRLTEEKKIPRALHCFVDAMTAVGGSQFINSSGCGRYSDYIQTELVTALKKTFKTTEEWTVAGASSGGYGALHHISLAKTAFTKAVVVAPDSFFETSLLPDFYKTAPWLENLTTVKELLIAIQSGELKKNKNYFYILNAAAMAMNYAPVKGGKISYPIHVKSGELIPKTWQDYQKKDPIQFLRERNQHLKGKYIRLAVGQHDDFALYFGARKIKQILELEAHLDYTEFQGGHNHLNSQVAHLLGK
- a CDS encoding isopenicillin N synthase family oxygenase — translated: MREVPELSLAAYISGSAEEKSKFIQDLYRGLKEYGFITLVDHPISADLLKKAYALSEQFFALPVETKKKYALYDNGFQRGYTPFGTEHAKDSKVADLKEFWHVGRNLPENHKYQNLYPKNIWPTEIPDYGPTFSKIYEALEMCGDILLEALTLPLELPKNYF